The nucleotide window TCATCACTTTACTTCAGCTACCATCTTCTTTACGAACATATAAATTAATGGTATTAGCATTATACCGAAGGCTATAGCTAATCCCCATGCTAATGTCTGCAATATTGAAGTTACATTACCGAAAGGCTGTACTATTATCGCAACAGCGATTAGTATGAATATCGTGTAGAGCAAAAACCTCCCGTAAGTAGTTATGTAACCTGCGTTAGGGTCATTCTTCGCTATAGTATCTAGAGCTTTGTCAGTTATTGAGAAGCTGAACAGCAAGACTATAGAACCAATTAGGATGTCATAAAACAAGTAGGAACTTACTAGGGGAACCCATTCAAATATTGCCAGTTCGGCCGCAATTGTTATTATCACAGCATAAAGGCCGAACCTTAATACGCTCAATATCACTGATATAAACTGGTCTTGTATAGGCATCTGTCTAGCCATATAGTCTAATAAGACGTTGATCAGGCTCATACCTAGTGTCAGTAATAATATGGCACCAGCCAAATAGGGTAAATACCTCGCTATTATAGCAATGTATGTAGACGCAGCACCAAGTTGAAGTATAGAAAGGGCTATAGCTAGGCTCAATAAGATAATTAACGCTTTTACCGTACCCGCTACTAACGAAGCACTTATATTAACTGAAGAATGGGTAAATACTGTCCTTAAAACTCTCCCTACTATATCACTCACTATTACAGCGACTATGTAACCTATTAACACTATAATTATAAACAATATTATCGATGGTATTGCGTTTATTATTTCCGTCGCTAAATTAGTTAATGCTTGAGATATACTAGTTGCTTGATATAGGAATAACATCAGTTATACTATTCTTTCTATCCTTATAAAAAACTAATGACACATTAGCATTTAATTTGTTTTATCTTCATCTATTATTTTTCTTATTTTTTCTAGGATTCTTCCTAACCTTTCATTTTCTCTTTTCAATTTATCTATTTTTATTTTAATTTCACTAGCTAGCCTAAACTTCTCTACCAAATCACCGATGTCCTTTCCTACGTACTTACTCTTCAACTTACCGTCCTCCCAATACCTTAGGTAGTAATACTTTTTGCCTTTGACTAACTTCTCCTCTAAGTGGCCATTAGGCAGGGACTTTAGTTGCTCAGTTAATACTTTAATTTCCGCATCTAGCTCTTTCTTCCTTTCTTCAATTTCTTTAACTCTCTCCCAAATCAATTTCACCACCTTAATTACAGCCACTTAATTACAGTATGTTAACAGCGTTACAAGCCCTCCTCGTACTCTAACTGCATTGTTTCCTCTAACGCTTTCATGATTTTCTCTTTATCAGCCACCTCGATCACCTTCCTTATCCCCCCTGCTCTCCCCCTGTTTACAATCTTCACCTTTATAATACCAAACATATCCAGTTCAGATATGATATCGGAAAACCTCCTATATGAAAGCGGTTTTTGTTTATACTCAGTCGCTAGGTCTGTGTAAAGTTTATGAGCTGTCACCACGTCTTCTGCCCTTATAGAAGCCATTAACGCCAACTTATAATGGAAAGGTAATGCTTTTATAGCCTCTATAAGCCTCTCCTGTTCATACTCAGTAATTGCCCTATCTACGTGATCCTTTCTAATTATACCTTCGCCAGACGCTAACTGAGCTGCTCTAAACAACAAATTTACTGCCTTTCTGGCATCACCATGTTCCCTCGCTGATATCGCAGCAATATAGGATAAGATTTCGTCGTTATACGACCCTTTAAATAAACCATATTCGGCATATATTGAAAGGATATACTTCAATTGTTCCGCGTCATAAGGCTTGAAGAACACTGTCGGACCTAACGATGAGAGGACCCTGGGCTCCATATAATCCCTAATGTTTATGTCATTACTAATCATGATCACAGAGATATCTGTGTCCACACGTAGTAGCTGGTAAAGTACTATATCCCCTCCCCGTCTCTTGACCAAGGTGTCTACCTCGTCCAGGTAGACTAATGCCTTATGGTGCATCAGTTCCTCTTTGATCCTTTCTATATATTCCCCCAAGTTAATACCGTGCTTCGGGACATCGATCCCAGTCAGCTTTTCTGTGAGGGCTGACAATACTGCCTGTGGTGTACCTCCTACTTCTCTGCAATTTACATAAGCCTGTATTATACCATCATAATCTTTATCCTCTTTCTTTACCTCTTCGATTTCATTAAACATATACATAGCAACGAAAGTCTTACCAGTACCGGTCAGACCTAAGAATAATGTAGAGAACTTAACGGAGTTCTTGACAAAATACCTCACTGCTATTGCAAGTTCCTTCAGGATGTCTTCTCTAAATGGTATATCCTTAAATACAGTTAACGGGTCGATAAACACTTTAGGGTTTTTTATGACCTCGCCTTTCCCTCCTTTTAGTGTCTCTCTGATCGCCACGTGTCATTTCAGATGTTTCTTATGTTATTTTGGTTATCAGTTATTTCTAATGGTCTTACCAAATCATATAGAATGATAAGAATACCATTTGTTTTACTCCCCAGTTATACAGTAAATTTCAATCGTTTCACGATACCCATTATACCCTAAATCAGATACATTAAAATAATTTTACTATATCGAAATTATTATTTATAAACATAATACTGTGCGGAGTGTATTTCCGCAGGGCTTGACAGAGAGAGTAAACTTCTTCCGTTTCACGTAATATTTGGCTGTGATAGTCTGAAAGAGAGTTTGTATAATTAAAAAATAAGGGATATTTTTCGTCGCTGTACTAATGAGTTATTAAATTAGGCTTACGAAGGAAAACCTGGCTCTGTGTTTACAGGTTAGGGTATGTAAGGGATGGAAACAAAGGAAAAATACTGTAATAGGTTAATTTTCATTAATTATAGCTATTAGTGCGTCAGAGAACTCTTTGGTGCCTAGCGGTTTAACTCCCATAAATCTAGCTAGGTCCTGAGTAACCTGTTTCCTCTCTATAGCCTTATTTATACTCTTTTCTATTAGGTCAGCAGCTTTATCCCAACCCATAAACCTGAGCATCAGCTCTCCGCCTTTTATTATCCCCGTGGGGTTTGCTATGTTTTTACCGGCGTATTTCGGTGCGGTACCGTGTATCGCTTCAAACATTCCGCCATCATCACCTATATTTGCCCCACCTAGCATTCCGATATTACCTATTAGAGCACCTGCTGCATCAGAAATATAGTCACCGTTTACATTAGGGGCTAAGATTATATCGTATTCATCTGGCCTCGTTATAATCTGTTGGAACATATTATCGGCTATCCTATCATTAATTATGACTTTTCCTTCTGGTTTTACTCCCCGGTTAATTTCTTCTTCAGTAACTACATGTTCCCTAAACTCTTTAAGGGCTACTTCATAAGCCCACTCCCTAAATGCCCCTTCAGTGTATTTCATTACGTTTCCCTTATGCATTATAGTAACTTTTCTCCTACTGTTATTTAGAGCGTATTGGATTGCTAATCTAGTGATCCTCTGCGTCTTATACTTGCTTATTACTTTAACGCCTATCCCGGTGTCGTCTTCAATTTCCACTTTTAGCTGTTCTCTTAGAAATTCTCTTATTTTTTTAGCTTCTTGGCTATCATAAGGATACTCTATCCCTCTGTACAAATCATCGGTGTTTTCCCTGAAAATTATCATATCTACTTTCTCAGGGTTTTTCAGAGGGCTTTCTAAGCCTGGGATATACTTTACCGGTCTTATATTTGCATAGAGGTCTAACATAAGCCGTATAGCTACATTTACAGATTTCCATCCTTTGCCTATAGGTGTTTCTAGGGGTCCTTTTAATACAACTCTATACTTAAGGAGCATATCTTGAGTATCTTGAGGGAACCTATTTCCAGCTATTTTTTCGGCCTTTTCTCCCGCATATACTTCCATCCATTTTATCTCCTTCTTACTCCCGTATGCCTTTTCCACTGCGGCGTTAATTACCTTAATCGCGGCTTGAGTTATTTCGGGTCCTATCCCATCTCCTTCTATATATAAGATAACAGGCTTATCTGGTACAACCCATTTACCTTTTTCAAATGTGATCCTCTCTCCATCTCCAGGTTCTTTGTATAACATATCACTTTGTAGATTTACCACTAAGTTATTAGGCTTTACGAAAAAGGTTTTAAGGACATGGGATAATTGCATAATACCATGTGGTCAGCTCTAGCAATACTCTTACTTTTATTGACTGGGGTAGGAGTAGCTGTACTTCCCTTATCTCCCCAAAGTGTAACCACTAGCTCTCCTCAGGGTATGGTTAACGTAACTATAGTTATACCTCCAAAGAACGTAGAACTATTACAAATGTACGTTCAACAACACGTGGTCTTAAACCAGTCTCAAGTCGTAAAGACGTTTATCCCTACTCAAAAGATTTCCGATCTAGTCCAGCAATTGAGGTCTCATGGGATAAACGCTACCGTTAACCTAAACGTAATATCTTTTTCAGCACCCGCTCCGGTTGTAGAAAAACTCTTTCATGGGGAATTTGTTACCTTCACCTTTGAAGGTAAAAAAGTCTACGAGTTCTTGTCCCGCGATACGTCAATACCCGGTGTTATAATAGCTACTAACTTGACAGAAGCCTTGTTCAGTAAGCCCAGTACTTTATATAACATAACGCAGGCTGTAGCTTATTCATGTGTAACTCCAAGTGAAATCCAACAAGCCTATAACATAACTTATTTATTTAAGCACGGGATTAACGGTAGCGGGACTAATATAGGGATTCTGGACTTTGAAGGTGATCCTTACATTTATCAGCAACTGGAAAAGTTTGACCAAGAATACAACATTTCAGCGCCCCCGATGTTTAAGGTAGTCCCAATAGGAGCCTATAACCCTAATGACGGTATAGAGAGCGGTTGGGCACTAGAGATTTCTCTCGACGTGGAATATGCCCATGCTGCTGCTCCAGGGGCAGGTATTGTCTTATACGTAGCTAACCCCTCGGTATCTTTACCCCAGGCTATTGCGTATATTGACCAACAGGATGAAGTGAACGTCGTTTCGCAGAGCTTTGGGATCCCGGAAATTGATTTTCTATTGGGGCTTTTACCCTTATCATATCTCCAATCAATGATCTATGAGTATTGGATAGGTGAGGTAGAAGGTATAACGTTCCTAGGTGCAAGCGGTGATGCAGGTGGTAACGGGTATAATTTCTATCTGAGTCCTTTAGGCTCTCAAATTGTCCCGGCTGCTATACCTTACATTTTGGCTGTAGGAGGGAGTAGCCTCTATGTATCAGGGAATGAGAGTGTACAGACAGCGTGGAGTGGAGAAAGTGTAATAGGGAGTACCACAGGTGGGTTTAGTAGCATATTTCCCGCACCTCCTTATCAGGGGATGAAGGGGTTCAGGCAAGTACCAGACGTAGTGGCAGTAGGTAACCCTTACACTGGAGTTAACATAGTATATTACCACGGAGAAAGTATCCTTGTAGGCGGGACTTCTTTAGCTACCCCTACCGTTGCTGGTATAATAGACTTAGCTACTGAAGTCCACGGAAAGTTAGGGTTTGTGAATAATTTAATTTACTCGTTGAACTGCACTCCTGCACTCGTCCCTATAACTTTCGGCTATAATTCACCTTATGTAGCCAATTCTACTTATAACCCTGTCACCGGTCTAGGTTACATAAATGCAGGCTATTTAGTAGAGCTCCTTAAAGTCCCTAAGGCTACGCTGTCTTTAGCCGTCCAGAACACGACTTATTTGCCTGGTCAACAAGTTCAGGTCATAGCTAAGTTAAACGGTGTAAACAATAAACCGATGTCCTTAACTGCGGTTATTTACAATGGGACTGATATCTTAGGTCAGACCCAATTAGTGTATAACGGCTCATATTATGTAGGTTCATTTACAGCTCCTCAGTCTGGAGTTTATGAGGTTGTAACGAGGTATAATAACTTAGAAGGTTTTACGTACTTTATTGACGGTTATCAAGCTATTTTCATATTTCCAGTTTTAGCGATATATCCTATTCCTACAGCAATTCCAATTTTGGTGATGGTAGATTATCCAAACGGCACTTTAGTACCTTCGTTCAATAATACTCAATTAGAGGTTTACTCGGAAAACCAACTAAACGGTAAATTAACAGTGATAGGTTCCACGACTTTGACCAGTGTCCCTATCATTAACATAACGGCTTTAGGGATATCTATTAAGTATAAGACTGGCATACTGGAGGGTTACATCAATTATACAAGTGTAAAAGATTTGGGAGGGGTATTAGTGTTAAAAGTAGCTAATACTTTAGGTCTCGATGAGATAGTCCTAGGTTCTTATGTAGTACC belongs to Stygiolobus caldivivus and includes:
- a CDS encoding mechanosensitive ion channel family protein; this encodes MLFLYQATSISQALTNLATEIINAIPSIILFIIIVLIGYIVAVIVSDIVGRVLRTVFTHSSVNISASLVAGTVKALIILLSLAIALSILQLGAASTYIAIIARYLPYLAGAILLLTLGMSLINVLLDYMARQMPIQDQFISVILSVLRFGLYAVIITIAAELAIFEWVPLVSSYLFYDILIGSIVLLFSFSITDKALDTIAKNDPNAGYITTYGRFLLYTIFILIAVAIIVQPFGNVTSILQTLAWGLAIAFGIMLIPLIYMFVKKMVAEVK
- a CDS encoding Cdc6/Cdc18 family protein, yielding MAIRETLKGGKGEVIKNPKVFIDPLTVFKDIPFREDILKELAIAVRYFVKNSVKFSTLFLGLTGTGKTFVAMYMFNEIEEVKKEDKDYDGIIQAYVNCREVGGTPQAVLSALTEKLTGIDVPKHGINLGEYIERIKEELMHHKALVYLDEVDTLVKRRGGDIVLYQLLRVDTDISVIMISNDINIRDYMEPRVLSSLGPTVFFKPYDAEQLKYILSIYAEYGLFKGSYNDEILSYIAAISAREHGDARKAVNLLFRAAQLASGEGIIRKDHVDRAITEYEQERLIEAIKALPFHYKLALMASIRAEDVVTAHKLYTDLATEYKQKPLSYRRFSDIISELDMFGIIKVKIVNRGRAGGIRKVIEVADKEKIMKALEETMQLEYEEGL
- a CDS encoding NADP-dependent isocitrate dehydrogenase — translated: MLYKEPGDGERITFEKGKWVVPDKPVILYIEGDGIGPEITQAAIKVINAAVEKAYGSKKEIKWMEVYAGEKAEKIAGNRFPQDTQDMLLKYRVVLKGPLETPIGKGWKSVNVAIRLMLDLYANIRPVKYIPGLESPLKNPEKVDMIIFRENTDDLYRGIEYPYDSQEAKKIREFLREQLKVEIEDDTGIGVKVISKYKTQRITRLAIQYALNNSRRKVTIMHKGNVMKYTEGAFREWAYEVALKEFREHVVTEEEINRGVKPEGKVIINDRIADNMFQQIITRPDEYDIILAPNVNGDYISDAAGALIGNIGMLGGANIGDDGGMFEAIHGTAPKYAGKNIANPTGIIKGGELMLRFMGWDKAADLIEKSINKAIERKQVTQDLARFMGVKPLGTKEFSDALIAIINEN
- a CDS encoding S53 family peptidase; the encoded protein is MWSALAILLLLLTGVGVAVLPLSPQSVTTSSPQGMVNVTIVIPPKNVELLQMYVQQHVVLNQSQVVKTFIPTQKISDLVQQLRSHGINATVNLNVISFSAPAPVVEKLFHGEFVTFTFEGKKVYEFLSRDTSIPGVIIATNLTEALFSKPSTLYNITQAVAYSCVTPSEIQQAYNITYLFKHGINGSGTNIGILDFEGDPYIYQQLEKFDQEYNISAPPMFKVVPIGAYNPNDGIESGWALEISLDVEYAHAAAPGAGIVLYVANPSVSLPQAIAYIDQQDEVNVVSQSFGIPEIDFLLGLLPLSYLQSMIYEYWIGEVEGITFLGASGDAGGNGYNFYLSPLGSQIVPAAIPYILAVGGSSLYVSGNESVQTAWSGESVIGSTTGGFSSIFPAPPYQGMKGFRQVPDVVAVGNPYTGVNIVYYHGESILVGGTSLATPTVAGIIDLATEVHGKLGFVNNLIYSLNCTPALVPITFGYNSPYVANSTYNPVTGLGYINAGYLVELLKVPKATLSLAVQNTTYLPGQQVQVIAKLNGVNNKPMSLTAVIYNGTDILGQTQLVYNGSYYVGSFTAPQSGVYEVVTRYNNLEGFTYFIDGYQAIFIFPVLAIYPIPTAIPILVMVDYPNGTLVPSFNNTQLEVYSENQLNGKLTVIGSTTLTSVPIINITALGISIKYKTGILEGYINYTSVKDLGGVLVLKVANTLGLDEIVLGSYVVPIIIPNSFAEPTVIYPGENITAEVAVESLGMPNVSVSFIKGGKVFWNFTVNSITYNGLAYYIRQVTVPMNLTPGYYDVKAYGIYSNGTYVTFGEGYTQVYVASSSLSYRAHISSIAFENQTVTVKVGIYYPNGTPVKFGTFSAIIVPRYLVSQLDDLEISNTVPLTYNHGVWLGNFTLPSGNSPNSGISSSDASGVWDVYIVGSSYNGYAIPFNSTLNYESLTISPLYDGLTFVVLPYTYVENFSGSLAYGLYIENAVFKNENVTLVNSIVENLTAVNSSILLINTQVHHLDLINSEILKNISTATESNINVVTSSSSSTPNYSSNHSTSALHGNFFTAEVVIAILISFAPLIYFSLRKK